The proteins below are encoded in one region of Gopherus flavomarginatus isolate rGopFla2 chromosome 12, rGopFla2.mat.asm, whole genome shotgun sequence:
- the FOXJ1 gene encoding forkhead box protein J1, giving the protein MLDLPILASPDMADSWLNLQSEEERGQESSMGDSANLDDSLTSLQWLQEFSIINANVGKSSSSPSSSDPHGYHKIPGSAAPCSPLAADPACIGMPHTPGKPISSSTSRTTHLGMGMQVQPLEDIDYKTNPHVKPPYSYATLICMAMEASKKTKITLSAIYKWITDNFCYFRHADPTWQNSIRHNLSLNKCFIKVPREKDEPGKGGFWKIDPQYADRLMNGAFKKRRMPPVQIHPAFTSRVQQEAGTAANQAASSWSNDSVLNVNMESQQLLKEFEEVTSDQNWNPVDGKMSHKRKQPLPKRMHKTARLSSSPLLTQEEQTELGSLKGDFDWEAIFDTTLNGDFSTFEDLELTPPISPITRDVDLTVHGRHIDCPQEWCPVGQDQVLTESNQNNLDFDETFMATSFLQHPWDEERNDYLSNSVNMNQLFELNDSSLPTDMSDWSSMGSFL; this is encoded by the exons atGTTGGACCTGCCCATTCTGGCCTCCCCAGACATGGCTGACAGCTGGTTGAACCTGCAGTCAGAGGAAGAaagagggcaggaaagcagcatgGGGGACTCTGCCAACCTGGACGACAGCCTGACCAGCCTACAGTGGCTGCAAGAGTTTTCCATCATCAATGCCAACGTGGGCAAGTCTTCCTCTTCTCCCAGCAGCTCGGACCCTCATGGCTACCACAAgatccctggctctgctgctccTTGCTCACCCTTGGCTGCTGACCCAGCTTGCATTGGCATGCCCCACACCCCTGGCAAGCCCATTTCATCTTCCACCTCCAGGACTACTCACCTGGGGATGGGCATGCAGGTCCAGCCCTTGGAAGACATAGATTACAAGACCAACCCCCATGTGAAGCCCCCTTACTCCTATGCAACGCTCATCTGCATGGCCATGGAAGCCAGCAAGAAAACCAAAATCACCCTTTCGGCCATCTACAAATGGATTACGGACAACTTCTGCTACTTCAGACACGCTGACCCCACCTGGCAG AATTCCATCCGGCACAACCTATCCTTGAACAAGTGCTTCATCAAGGTGCCGCGAGAGAAGGACGAGCCGGGAAAAGGTGGATTCTGGAAGATCGACCCTCAGTACGCAGATAGGCTTATGAATGGGGCCTTCAAGAAACGCAGGATGCCCCCTGTGCAGATCCACCCGGCCTTCACCAGCAGAGTTCAACAAGAAGCCGGGACTGCTGCCAACCAGGCAGCATCCTCTTGGTCCAACGACAGTGTCCTGAATGTCAACATGGAGTCACAGCAGCTGCTCAAAGAGTTTGAGGAAGTCACGAGTGACCAGAATTGGAACCCAGTGGATGGGAAAATGAGTCACAAACGTAAGCAGCCATTGCCCAAACGGATGCACAAGACAGCTCGTCTCTCTAGCTCCCCCTTGCTCACCCAGGAAGAACAAACAGAGCTTGgctcattgaaaggtgactttGACTGGGAAGCTATCTTTGACACCACCTTGAATGGTGACTTCTccacttttgaggatctggagcTCACGCCTCCTATTAGCCCAATAACCAGAGATGTGGACTTGACAGTGCATGGAAGacacattgactgtccacaggaaTGGTGCCCAGTCGGGCAAGATCAGGTCCTAACAGAATCCAACCAGAACAACTTAGACTTTGATGAAACCTTCATGGCCACTTCTTTCCTTCAGCATCCCTGGGATGAAGAGAGAAACGATTATCTATCAAATTCTGTCAACATGAACCAGTTGTTTGAACTCAACGACTCTTCTTTGCCCACAGACATGAGTGACTGGAGCAGTATGGGATCTTTTTTATAA